A window of Tachyglossus aculeatus isolate mTacAcu1 chromosome 26, mTacAcu1.pri, whole genome shotgun sequence genomic DNA:
cagcgcttagaacagtgctttgcacatagtaagagcttaacaaataccaacactattattaagcgctcaataaatacgattgaatgaatgaacctgtatatatatatatatgtatatatgtttgtacacatttattactctatttatttatttattttacttgtacctatctattctatttattttattttgttagtatgtttagttttgttctctgtctcccccttctagactgtgagcccactgttgggtagggactgtctctatatgttggcagcttgtacttcccaagtgcttagtacagtgctgtgcacacagtaagcgctcaataaatgcgattgattgattgattgttattattatctcccctgctTCCTGCCCCCACCAGGTAATTTCAGCGGCTGGGAGATAAGCACTGAGAAGCTGCCGTCCAACTACAGGTGGGTGTGGGGGTGTCGggggggttgtaataataatgatggcatttgttcagcgcttactatgtgcaaagcactgttctaagcgctggaacacacacacatacgggaagcagcgtggctcagtggaaagagcccggggtcgtgggttctaatcccgcctctgccacttgccagctgggtgactttgggcaagtcgcttcacttctctgggcctcagtgacctcctctggaaaatgggggtgaagtctgtgagccccacctgggacaacccgattacgttgtatccccccccagcgcttagaagagtgtttggcacattgtaagcgcttaacaaataccaacattagtattacgAGGAGGTGGcgtagggggcgagggggagcagGTGGGGTCCAAATGAGGAGGGGTCcgcaggggggaggggggtgaagggTCACGgtggcggggggcgcgggggagggGGGATAAGGGGATGAAGCGGGAAGGGGCACCGGCAGTGGCAGGGGACGGCAGGTGGTGGCGGGCCGAGTGGGAACCCAAGATTCTTGGCTCGGCGGGGACACCTCGGCCGGGGGGACGCTTCGGGCGGCGGGAGGGGTCAGAgtgtggcctcctcctcctcctcccgctcctcctcccgctcctcctccctctcctcctcctccttctccttcccctcctcctccccctcctccttcctctcctcctcgtcctctcctcctcccctcttatcctcctctcctcctcctcctcctccccctcctccttctcctgcccctcctcctccccctcctccttctccttcctctcatcctcgtcctctccccctcctcctcctccttcctctcatcctcgtcctctcctcctcctcctcctcttccctctcctcctcctccttctccttcccctcctcctcgcctcctcctcattctctcctcctcccctcctctcctcctcctcctcctccctctccccctccttctcctcctcctcctccctctccccctccttctcctcctcctcctccctctccccctccttttcctcctccctctccccctcttcctcctcctgcctctcctcctcctcctcctccctctccttctccttcctctcctccctctccccctccctctcccctcctcctcctctcctcttcctcctcctccatctcctcctcgtcctctcctcctcctcctccctctccccctcctctcctcctcctcctccctctcccctcctcctcctctcctcttcctcctcctccctctcctccaccaccacccgctcctcccccccctcctcctctcctcttcctcctctgcctctgcctccccctcctccttcccctcctcctctctttctcctccttctctcctcctcgtcctctcctcctcctcctcctccccctccccctcctgtcctactccctctccttctccctctccccctcctcctcctctcctcctcctctcctcctcctcttcctccatctcctcctcctcctccctctcctcctcctcccccgtccccccacaGAGCTCCGGCTCAGGACCGTGAAAgaggtgtgtggttttttttttttggtggagggGGAACCACGACCCACGAGGTGAGGGGTCCGGGGGGCGGGTTGTGACCCCTCCCTGTTCCCCGGCAGCTGGACGGTGAAGCAGCAGTGCGTTGACCTCCTGGCCGAGGGCCTGTGGGAGGAACTTCTGGACCGCTACCAACCGGACATCACCGTCATGGACTGGTGAGGACTCGGTTGTGGGGTagggggggcgggtgtgtgtgtgtttgtgtgtgagtttgtgtgtgctGAGGTGGTCCCGGTTCCTCAATCCGTCCCCAGGTACGAGGACAGCCAGCTGGACATGTCGGTATACGAGCTACACGTGCGGCTGCTGCGGAGGGACCGGCGGACCGTGGTGAAGGAATACAACATCGCGCCCAGGACCAACCCCCGGGGTCCCCCGGGCCGCTGGCTGCAGGTGGGCACCTCGGAGGGGGCGTCGGGACCCGGGGGACAATATGATCTGGTGGCCACGGCCATGGCCTACGAGGCAGAGCAGGTTCgatagctgaggaacagagaagttgagtggcttgtccagggtcacacagcagacaagtggcagagcgggcatgagaacccatcacctctgtctcccaaacccgtgccatttccagtaagccacactgcttctctgcagtatgGCTTGctcttccttattcattcattccatagtatttattgagcgcttaccgtgtgcagagcactgtattaagcgcttgggaagtccaagttggcaacatatagagatggtccctacccaacagtgggctcacagtctagaaggcagctgagaggtcgaggaggattaggatagagtaggagccgttggatttggcaagcaggaggtcattggtgacctttgagagggcagtttccgtggaatgtaggggacggaagccagactggagggggtcgaggagagagttggtgttgaggaattcgaggcagcgcgtgtagacgactcgttcaaggagtttggaaaggaatggtaggagggagatggggtgataactagaaggtgaggtggggtcaagagagggtttttttaggatgggagagacatgggcatgtttgaaggcagaggggaaggaaccggtggagagtgagcggttgaagatggaagttaaggaggggagaagcctcccttcaaagccctactgagagctcacctcctctaggaggccttcccacactgagccccctccttcctcttcccctcctccccctccccatccccttctagactgtgatcccactgttgggtagggaccgtctctatatgttgccaacttgtacttcccaagcgcttagtacagtgctctgcacacagtaagcgctcaataaatacgattgaatgaatgaatgaatgaatccccccgccttacctcctttcccttcccacagcacctgtttgtatgtatttattattctatttatgtatttactttatttgtacatagttattccatttattttattttgttaattcattcaatcgtatttattgagcgcttactgtgtgtagagcactgtactaagcgcttgggaagtacaagttggcaacatgtttaatatgttttgttttgttctctgtctgccccttctagactgtgagccccatgctgggtagggaccgtctctctatgttgccaacttggacttcccaagcgcttagtccagtgctctgcacacagtaagcgctcaataaatacgattgaatgaatgaatgaatgaatgaatatggactgaAGCGCggagaggccagaaaggaggctgatgcagtaatctaggcgggataggaagagtgattgtactaacgtggtttggataataataatatttatggcatttattaaacgcttactatgtgcaaagcactgttctaagcgctggggaggttacaaggtaatcaggttgtcccatggggaggctcacaatcttaatccccattttacagatgaggtaactgaggcacagagaagttaagtgacttgcccacagctgacaaatggtggagccgggatttgaacccatgacctctgactccaaagcccgggctcattccactgagccacgctgcttctcagcgtggatggagaggaaagggcggatcttggccacgTTGGGAAGATAGGAACTGAAAATCTCTGAGCTGGGTCAGACCTTTAAGAAAAAAACCCATGCTCTGATCTATTTTAATTGTTTGCATTCCTGAGCTAATTAGCTCTTTGGCACCCTTTCATCACCTTTTTTTTCGGTTTTGCCTTGAGGCATCAGGGcagatcccctccttcctctccccctccccccgctttacctccttcccctccccacagcacctgtatatatgtttgtacatatatattactctattttacgtgtacatatttactattctatttattttattttgttaatatgttttgttttgttggctgtctcccccttctagactgtgagcccgctgttgggtagggaccgtctctatatgttgccaacttggacttcccaagcgcttagtccagtgctctgcacacagtaagcgctcaataaatacgattgattgaatgaatgaatgaatcccggcctgcgagtcggagggacctgggttcgaattcctgctcggccctctgtctgctgtgtgaccttgggtgagtcactaaaacttctccgggcctcagttaccgcatctgtaaaatggggattaagactgagctccacgggagatggggactttgtccaaccggaTGAGCTTgcatcttagtccagtgctctgcacacagtaagtgctcaatcaatacgattgaatgaatgaatgactgaatctacagttcagcgtggctcagtggaaagaaccctctatatgttgccaacttgtacttcccaagcgcttagtccagtgctctgcacacagtaagcgctcaataaatacgactgaatgaatgaatgaacgaacccgagcttgggagtcagaggttgtgggtgctaatcattcattcaatcgtatttattgagcgcttactgtgtgcagagcactggactaagcgcttgggaagtccaagttggcaacatagagagacggtccctacccaacaatgggctcccagtctagaagggggagacagagaaccaaacaaaacatgtagacaggtgtcaaagttgtcagaataactagaattaaagctctatgcacatcattaacaaaataaatagaatagtaaatacgtacaagtaaaatagagtaataaatctgttcaaatatatatacaagtgctgtggggaggggaaggaggtagggcggaggggatggggaggaggagaggaaaaagggggctcagtgtgggaaggcctcctggaggaggtgagctctcagtagggccttgaagggaggaagagagcgagctcggtggatgtgtggagggagggcattccgggccagtgggaggacgtgggctgggggtcgatggagggatgggcgagaatgaggcccagtgaggaggttagcggcggcagagtagcggagggtgtgggctgggctggagaaggagagaagggaggtgaggtaggagggacgaggggatggacagccttgaagccgagagtgaggaattttttcttgattcgtaggttgacaggcagcctctggagatttttgaggaggggagtaacatgcccagagcgtttctgcacaaagatgatccgggcagcagcgtgaagtatagactgaagtggggaaaacaggaggatgggagatcagagaggaggccgatgcactaatccagtcgggataggatgagagattgaacaagcagggtagcggtttggatggagaggaaagggcggatcttggcgatgttgcggagctgagaccggcaggttttggtgacggcttggatgtgaggggtgaacgagagagcggagtcgaggatgacaccaaggttgcggacttgtgagacgggaaggatggtagtgctgtctacagtgatgggaaagtcagagagagggcagggtttgggagggaagataaggagttcggtcttggacacattgagttttatatggcgggcagacatccaggtggagatgtctgaaggcaggaggagatacgagcctgaagggagggagagagagcaggggcagagatgtagatttgggtgtcatcagcatagagatgatagttgaagccgtgggagcgaataagtttaccaagggagtgagtgtagatcgagaacagaaggggaccaagaactgacccttgaggaacccctacagtaaggggatgagaggggggaggaggagcccataaaggagactgagaatgaacagccagagagataagaggagaaccaggagaggacggagtctgtgaagccaaggttggatagcgtgttgaggagaagggggtggtccacagtgtcagaggcagctgagaggtcgaggaggattaggatagagtagaagccgttgggtttggcaagaaggaggtcattggtcacctttgagagggcattttcggtagagtgtaggggatggcctggctccgccacttgtcggctgtgtgactttgggcaaagtcacttaacttctctgtgcctcagttccctcatctgtaaaatggagattaagactgtgggccccacatgggacaacctgatgaccttgtatctgccccagcgcttagaacggtgttcggcacacagtaagcgctcaacaaacaccattattattattatcatctagcccagcacctagcattcattcattcagtcatatttattgagcgcttactgtgtgcagagcactggactaagcgcttgggaaggacaattcgacaacggatagagacaatctctacccaacagaataagcgcttaaacactGTGCACAAAAAAAACCGACCCCTCCAGGCATCCAGATTCACAAAAGGGTGCTGTAAAGGATCCGGATGGCttgggcagccccctccccacgctGAGGAGgcattttcccctccctttcccctccacctctgcagGTCTCCCACGTCTTCAAAAAGTATGGGCCGGGCGTCCGCTACGTCCACTTCCTCCACAAGAGCAAGGACCACCAGGGCCCGGATGGTTTCCACCGGACACGGGTGACCGACAGCTCCGTATCCGTGCAGCTGAGGGAGTGAAGACCCCCTGCCTTTCCTGCCCCCCGTCTCTGCTCCCTGGGTCGGAGGGGGTGGTCTGTGCCAGCTGGCTGGGAGTAAggatccccaccccctcccctcccacttccacaCCTTTTTGCTGCTAAATTTCCATTGTATCGATCCTGAACTGTCCCTAATCAATAATCATAATCCCCAACGCAATCTCCCCGTCGTTCCCCTCtggaacctttcattcattcattcattcattcaatcgtatcattttgtaccctctcaagcgcttcaTGCCgtacacgtagtaagtactcaataaatacaactgattggtttactgaagtcacttcacttctctgtgcctcagttacctcacctgtaaaatggggatcaagaccaccagccccatgtggggcgaggACTGTACCCTTTccgattactttgtgtctaccccagcgcttagaacagtgcctggcacccagtaagcgcttaaccagtctgtgagcccggtgtgggaagggattgtctctctttattgctgaattgtactttccaatcgcttagaacagtgctctgcactcagtaggtgctcaataaatacgactgagtgaaataccgttaaaaaagaaaaagaggcaaGCACGGCTCAGAGTAGGTGAGCAGCCAGtctcaggtcacccagcaaactcccgccctcccatcctccctcctctctcctcgcaGGGGAGATAAACAAGCCACCCCCTCCCCTTAATGGTGGGGGACAGGGTCGGCCTGTTGAAGCCCCCCACTCACGCTCCCCTTCCCCTATAAAGACCCGGACGCTGGGGGAGATGCTCAGCAAGGTTctattgaggagggaaggggagggggctggtgaTGGATGGACGGGGCCTGGTGATGGATGGATGGTGCCTAGTGATGATTAGACGGGGCCTGGTGATGGACAGGCAGTGCCTGGTGATGGACAGGTGGTGCCCAGTGATGATTGGATGGGGCCTGTTGATGGATGGGCGGTGCCTGGTGATGATTGGATGGGGCCTGGACAGGAGGCGTGACctggtgatggatggacagctccTGGTGATGATGGACAGGTGAGGCCTGGTGATGATTgaatccgcaacattgccaagatccgccctttcctcgccatccataccgctcccctgctcattcaagctctcatcctatcccgtctggactactgcaccagccttctctctgatctcccatcctcgtgtctctccccacttcaagccatacttcatgctgctgcccggattatctttgtccagaaacgctctgggcatattactcccctcctcaaaaatctccagtggctaccaatcaatctgcgcatcaggcagaaactcctcaccctgggcttccaggctggccatccatatcctggccccctcctacctcacctcccttctgtccttctccagcccagcctgcaccctccgctcctccaccgctaatcccctcaccgtgcctcggtctcacctgtcccgccatcgacccccggcccacgtcttcccccgggcctggaatgcccccaatccctctgcccgtccgccaagctagctctcttcctcccttcaaggccctactgagagctcacctcctccaggaggccttcccacactcagccccttcctcagGGActtgggccggcggtcgatggcgggacaggcgagaagcagcgtggctcagtggaaagagcacaggctttggagtcagaggtcatgggctcaaatcccggctctaccactcgtcagctgtgtgactttgggcaagtcacttaacttctctgggcctcagtcccctcacctggaaaatggggattaagactgtgagccccccgtgggacaacctgatcaccttgtaacctccccagtgcttagaacagtgctttgcacatagtaagcatttaataaatgccattattattattattatttattcaatcgtatttatggagtgcccacaagtctgccatgtgaccttgggcaagtcgcttcatttctctgggcctcagttccctcgtctgtcaaatggggatgaagactgggagccccccgtgggaccacctgatcaccttgtatccgccccccccagtgcttagaacagtgcttggtacatagtaagcgtttaacgaaggccatcattattattatgaccaggaTTCCATGGTTCCCAAGGCATGATGACCACCCCTGCCCTTCACAATGTCCATCCCcccggaacacacacacacacacacacacacacacacacacacacacacacacactcagtgcGACAAAAAAAAGTACAGTGTACAAGAGTATAGTGCGAcaaaaaaatagacacattcgtCTTGTTGGCTTTTGGTCCCTTCTCCACTCTTGCCGTTGTGTTGTCGTAcccgccctgccccccccccccccacacacacacactcagtgcgacaaagaagcagtgtgactcagtggaaagagcccaggctttggagtcagaggtcatggattcaaatcccggctccgccaattgtcagccgtgtgactatgggcaagtcacttcacttctctgggcctcagttccctcatctgtaaaatggggatgaagaccgtgagccccacgtggaacaatctgatctccttgtaacctccccagcgcttagaacagtgcttggcacatagtaagcgcttaacaaataccatcattacaagaGTACAGTGCgacaaaaaaacagacacattcgtctTGTGGGCTTTTGGTCCCTTCTCCACTCTTGTCGTTGTGTTGTCGTCgtcccccaacaccccccccacacacacacacacacatccacacacacacacactaatccACGCCTGAAACCAGGGATTGGATTTTAAGTtatttcctttttaatggtacaAATGTAGAAAAATAGAAACAATAATTCCTCGCGCGTGCAGAGTCCAGCTGCTGCATAAAtattcccctgccccccaccccaggccacctCACGGCCACAGCCAGCAGCATGACCtccccctgcattcattcattcattcaatcgtatttattgagcgcttactgtgtgcagagcactggactaagcgcttgggaagtccaagttggcaacatctagagacggtccctgcccaacagcgggctcacagtctagaagggggagacagacaacaaaataaaatatattaacaaaataaaataaatagaaacaaagaatagaaaacaatagaaaaatagaaaatagaaaaaaaaatagaaacacCCTGCAGGGGTGACCTGGCGCCGGGCCCAGGAGCCCCGGACCCCCAGCCGGCCATGCCGCTCTTTCCAGGGCGCTGGGGATGACGGATGGGGAACAGAAGTTCATAAATAAAGAGGTtcagacgtggctcagtggaaagagcccgggctctggagtcagagttcatgggttcgagtcccggctccaccacatgtctgctgtgtgaccttgggcaagtcacttaacttctcggagcctgttacctcatctgtaaaatggggatgatgactgtaagccccaagtgggacaacatgatcaccttgtatcccccccagcgcttagaacagtgctttgcacatagtaagcacttaacaaatgccatcattattattattattatttagatccgCTGCTCGAGAGCCGTGAAGGCGATCGATCGATCGGGGTCCGCGGGTCAGCTCCAGCCGAGGGGGCTCAGATGCACAGCTTCCCCTGGGCGACGCACTTCAGGTCCTCGAGGAGGAGGCGGAACAGGTTGAACATCACCGAGGCCTCCAGGCATCCTTGGGTCTCCTGGGGAGCAAGACAGAATcatgaccaataataataatgataacgacgctgatggtatttgttaagcacttgctaggttctaagcaccggggtaataataataataataataataattatggcatttattaagcgcttactatgtgcaaagcactgttctaagcgctggggaggttacaaggtaatcaggctcacagtcttaatccccatgttccagatgaggtacctgaggcacagagaagttaagtgacttgcccaaagtcacacagctgacaatttgcggagccgggatttgaacccatgacctctgactccaaagcccgggctctttccactgagccacgctgcttctctaagcagatacaaggggtagatacaaggtccctgtaccacgtggggctcacagtattaatctccgttttacggatgaggtaactgaggcacagggaagtgaagcgttttgcccaagatcacaaagcagacaagtggcggagccgggattagaacccaggcccgggccctagccactaggccacgccgcggCTCTCACCTCACGTCTCCGCAACCTCCCGTCCCACctctcgtctctatatgttgccaacttgtactttccaagcacttagtacagtgctctgcacacagtaagcgctcaataaatacgattgaatgaatgaatgaatgaatgaccagtcctGGTCTCCCCGCCCCAGGTCACCTGCcccctgatataataataataataattttggtatttgttaagcgcttactatgtgcaaagcaccgttctaagcactggggaggatacaaggtgatcaggttgtcccacgtggggctcacagtcttcatccccattttacagatgaggtcactgaggcacagagaagttaagtgacttgcccaaagtcacacagctgacaagcggtggagccgggatatgaacccatgacctttgacacccaagcctgtcttctttccactgagccatgctgatttccCTGGCATCTTGGTCTTCCCCTGCTCCCGGGCATGTTTTTCtaataattcattctttcatcatcatcatcatcatcatcatcaatcgtatttattgtgcgcttactgtgtgcagagcactgtactaagtgcttgggaagtacaagttcattcattcattcattcattcaatcgtatttattgagcccttcctgtgtgaagagcactgtactaagctcttgggaagtacaagttggcaacatctagagacggtccctacccaacagcgggctcacagtctagaagggggagactgagaacaaaacaaaacatagtaacaaaataaaataaatagaataaatatgtacaaataaaatagagtaataaatacacacaaacatatacatatatacaggtgctgtggggaggggaaggaggtaaggcgggggggtattgagtgcttactgtgtgcagagcactgtactaagctcttgggaagtccaagtcagcgacatatagagatggtccctacccaacaacgggctcacagtctagaagggggatgtctTTAATAATGTCTttcccccaccctctagactgtaagctcattgtgggcagggaatgtaactgtttattgttgtagtatactctccccagcgcttagtacagtgctctgcacccagtaagcgcttaataaatacgactgactgactgtacctgtatatatatatatatatatatatgtttgtacgtatttattaccctatttatttatttatttgacttgtacatatttgatgatgatgatgatggcatttattaagcgcttactatgtgcaaagcactgttctaagcgctgatatttattctacttattttattctgttaatacgttttgtacatatttattccatttatttcatttggtttatatgttttgtttcgtcgtctgtctcccccttctagcctgtgagcccgctgttgggtagggaccgtctctagatgttgccgacttggacttcccaagcgcttagtcccgtgctctgcacacagtcagcgctcaatcaatcaatcaatcaatcgtatttattgagc
This region includes:
- the NCCRP1 gene encoding F-box only protein 50, with translation MPQRPGPPPGREVGVTGGRPVQPSPAQCIPVELSRAQPSGGMAAAQQERAASPVPPAPPSPTPSEGSARQRLLDEWGPRTDLPAPLPPPGLTWQLLYLSRPLYRNLLRSPNPEGINVYQPAPPMHPHAQAVPLSSLGNFSGWEISTEKLPSNYSWTVKQQCVDLLAEGLWEELLDRYQPDITVMDWYEDSQLDMSVYELHVRLLRRDRRTVVKEYNIAPRTNPRGPPGRWLQVSHVFKKYGPGVRYVHFLHKSKDHQGPDGFHRTRVTDSSVSVQLRE